ttggcaataggtgaaatagcagtattatcagaggtattcacactagcatcatcccttccattcacaggcaagctcatttgtggtgacttcaacatgcctgaaatttcttggtttccagtcaaagctccgaaacgttatgaatcatttattgaatgtctagaactaggacagtggactcaatatgttagtagccctaccagacatcaaaatatcttggacttagtctttaccagtggcctcacccccaatactgtgtatattggaaaaaagttcccaggtagtgatcataacactgtcgtatgtagccttaatataaaaaacacaaacggtagacgtaaaaatgtaacccttcgtagaaactatcgcaaggtagattggaataattttcacaattacctaagaagcactgactggggaacattctttactgcaaacaataccgacacactaaccaatatattttatcacaacatcgaaagtatcataaacaaaatcgcacctttagagtactggagacctaagttttctaaagatctgtttataacggtcggtacacgaagacgtctgcagagacattgtactcgcttccacaactctaatgacttctcctctttagtaacgatgacagaaatacttgtccagacagacgcaataagtacacaaaaagcaatcgaacaggaaaaacgtgctgtcgaacttagtaataactcctcagcactcaccacactctttcaaaataaacttaaacgttctaagtcgagaggaaacatatttattaaagacaaacaagtatacgaagatcctaaacttgttacgggactatttaatgaacacttttgttcctcattaactgatgaaaaaccacttaatgatttagaacttatcacagcatctacctgtgagattactaacgtagacttcaatgtacagaatatctctaaggcaattagtacactgaaacactcctacactgatggaccagatggtattccggctagcatgctaaaacgtggaggcgatgatatgtgtgttttattactcaaactatttgcgatatcactctctacaacgcattaccctactgcctggaaaactacacacatcattcccaaaattaaaacaggacctgaagcaaatgttgaaaattaccgacccataaacataacttcagtggtgtctagagtgatggagaaagtagttaaagcggcgttagtccaacatgtaattaccaataatctcatctcggtctcccaacatggatttcttaggtccagatcatgtgatacatgcctagtggactacatgaatgatataactctgaaacgagacaatggactctttgtatcagtcatatttttagactttaggaaagcttttgataaggttccacacaaacggcttctagccaaactacggtccttcggaatcaacaacccactctattcatggtttgtttcattcttaaagggacgtaaacaaatggtaaagtacaacgactgtctctcattacctagaccaataactagtggcgtcatccagggaagtgtattaggcccaattctgtttctcatgtatataaacgatatatgtaacatcataaaatatattcatagtagtacgatatattaaatggatatctaacccataatacaaatgctattaccatctgatttgcttgtacatggaacttgtagagacagtgtattccaaatatggtccttgataaaagcaatattcataccgaccacaaacgtaagagagcctaacatcataaaaggagggagggtggcgttactgatcagcaaacatgatggtggggagataacttcaatccacccgtgtctgtggggcagaacatattaaattacggctccttatgtcaagtgggatgtcacaaaccaacggtattgatgcgaaattattcatgcaaaataccactttgaatcatgttaaaaaaactgaattggttccacttcctaccaagtaatcctaatacaagcaaactagacaattggctaaaagcgaagcccactctataccctataaaatctaaaaacaaaaaagagagttcaaacagcttcgaaaaaagggagacagccatttgtatcggaatactgttttcagcactccattttataattacacaattccatacttccttctgaactaccttcatttatacagttccttgtccactcataccttgcccacacttatttttctttaacacattagtatgttcttacctaataaatacttcagtaataggcaaatagactaaatggttataccttaactattcctccatgaatattgtgtgctctgcttttcgtccttcttttttcttacacctttttcagcctcctgcagatactccaccgaaaacagaaatggcacgggtgacttcgtcatacaccgttattaatgcttccgatattctggagggatataagttcgaaacttctaaaagcctccaacttcgcatgtatctattctcgaccatcagttgtatgttgcaacgctacctccataaagtgcgccaagtgtgatattgacatgttccttataaaatccatttacattcatatcttatgaaatatcaacccagctgagtaattttcaacagtgaaaattgtaacttctttaacaatttgatcttgcctgtaaaccggcatgcctcatgtaacaatctgttatttgagaataaattattactattatttattattatgtcCCTGAATAATGTGCTACTGTCTCAACTGCTCGCATGGTTGAGGTAGTTTCCTTGCACGGAATACCTCCGCCTCCCCTACGGTTCAATACATCAGACCTACTGGATGTGAAACCAGTGAACTGAATTTAATTATCTCACAATTGTGATGTCAGCTATGTTTCTGAGACAACAATGGCATCCGGATTTTCCATGTTCACCACAGTCTTGAGCTCCGCCATTTTATTTTGTAGGCTGTGAGCGTTTGTGTGGCACACCTTTAATTCCGTGGTGAACTTCCCCCTATCACCCACAGTGGTTTGTGGATCGTTTCGATCCGAAATTTTATAATGTGAGAACCCTTAACTACAGGGTCTCTTCACCGTTTTCTCGGCGCTCATTTATTTCCACTTCTGCAGATCGTCTCTTAATGCGGTCGACCAGGCTGAAATCCTCGCGGATGTATATTCCGGATCCAATCAGTTAGCGTGAGTTTCCCAGTATTAGGTTTCTTCCTTCAGCCGAAGTAAAGGTAACCCTCAAGAGGCGGCTTTTCTGAGTACGTTCAGAATCCACCGTCTGTCCTATTCTATAAAGCTTACAGATGTTAACTCCTGAAACTGTTTCTGGGAGTAGCTTGCTTATTAAAGATTTAATATGACTGAGGCCGTGCTCAAATTTGACCTTTGGTTCCCTTTTGGAAGATTCTCTTAACCTATGaaaaatgactgatctgtcaGCGAGGTCTGCCTTGACACACTTTGGAATTTTAGTTCCTGAAGCCGTTTTTTCCTTGCAATCCGATTTCAGTTGCTCGTCAAAAGCAGGGTTACTTTCTATTTCCTTACTTTTCTTTTCCTAAGTGTGACTGTGAGCAACGCATTTACCTTATTATGTCTTGATCACTTCCTCTACACTGCTCAGACTTGGCTCCCCTATGGTTTACATTACATTGGTATGTGAATCCTGAACTGAGCCCACGGATTTGTATGCCTCAGTACTGTCTATAGGTAGTTTCTTCTCAGTGCGCTTCTTCTTTCTCCTTGTAACAATGCTTACATTCATATGCTTATCTGTCTCCTTGATGAGGTCCACCAGTCTCGCTCGCTTTTTGAAAGGGGAGTCTAGTTCTAACGTGATTTGCATTTCCCAAACTTTTTCTGTGTTCTTATGCAAAGAAAGCGCCACTTCtgatctaaagaatctattctcAGCTACAGGTCTGGTAGATTTTTTTCAAGTTTCACCCAACTTAATAGTTAACAGAGGTTTTACCTCAGCTTAGTTTTcagttttcttttcaatttttcacgtaaaggctagTTTCAGCTTGTCATAACCCGTTTTTGTCCATTTTTGCCCGTTTTAGTATACTGTGTTTCTTTTAACGGTCTTGAGCTTTCTGCTTTTATCTATAAAACAGTTTACGTCAATATagtcatgaaaaattcatgcacaCGACCTGGATATCGTTTtgctgttacatctggcatgcggTGCGACAACcgcaaaggttggttccacgaaGCGTGCACAGATCTCACAGCAGCTGCCTATATCAGACTCAGCTAGTCGGAACTTAGGTGGGTATGTGTCATATGCAACGCGGATGCTGTAGTTTCGCTGCGTGACATCATTGCCCTCTTGACAGGTCTGCGGAACAAGTTGTCTGGAAACTTGGCAAATGAAAGTCATAAAACGGGTAGACAAATAAGGACACGTAGTATGAAGAAGGAGAAGGATATCAACAGGTCTATCATCGATGGAGCAGGTAATAGCACTAGTGATGACATGCTGAAACTCAGTACCATCATAAGTCGATGTTAATAGACTCCCTCAGCAAACGTGGGTCTCCCGGCACATAGTCCTTGAATGCAGTGGTGGTTCATAAAAACTCTGTAGTGATTGAACCCCCGTTAACAGAGTTAAAAAGGACCGGGCGTCACCGTCTAAGTTGAACATCCCAAGTATTGAACGGAAAACAACTGGTGACTTGACCGCACAGCCTACCCCCAAGAATGTCCATCCGGTCATCAAAGAGCCTGGAAATCGGAAACGCGCTTCGACCTCCAAACAACAAGGTGCCGAACCTGGACACAGTGGAAAACCTGAGAAATCAACAACGGTTCGTGATGACCctctcataatcatgaaccttaaaGACAACCCTGACCTTCCCTTCAGTTTGTAAGAAAAAAGTAACAGAATGTTCTGGGGAGAATCAAATAAGAAGCTTGAACTTTCTAGAATAGGCCCTTTGATGGTCACATGGCTCACTCAGGGAAAAGACTCTAACCATCAAAATCACTCGAGGCTACTTCGTGTAACACTCAAGAATGCTTCCGACGTTGAGGACATCTTGCAAGCTAGTCACTTGCTGAAATCCGATGGGGACGTAAGAATACTGCATGACATACCATATTCTGagcgaaatctcatccggaacatccttaaggaatctcgcgagtttTTCCGTGGAAGAAATATtattgtgcaaggtgtaccggaaaaCACACACCCTGGTCATACAAACTCTGATATTAGAGAATGGTTATTTATCCATCAATCCTTGAAGCTTAAAAAAATACTGACTCAACAGGTGTGGAGACTAGCCAAGAAGGACGGAGATTCTAGACCCCGGTTAACGAAGATAACTTTCCCATCGTCGCATACGGCGGCTGAAACTCTAGAAGTATTTCATGCCAacagacgtcggttgccaaccgGAGTCTacatgcatccggataggctaCACGACACCAGGATCAAGCACAATGGCAAgttggagctgacaattccattTGTgaactgtcttgatcataaaagaACATGTAAAGGACAGGGTCCACTAACTCGGAAAACTTTGTACAGCTAGGCTACCTGCTATTCACGTAAGACTCGCatagacaaacaggaagaagctTACGAGTTttaaattgaaagcataaaatgCTTATACATGAACGCCGCGAGTTTACCAGAtgaaatggatgagctacgtaaACTTGACTACGCTAATGATGCTCATCTAATAGGAATGTTTGAAACACGGATATCTTCTCAGTTTGCGGGCCGGGAGCTAGCGATTCCTGGGATGTCTTTGCTTCGCAACGATAGATGAACAGGAATGGAGGGTGGAGTAGCCTTATATATGCGTTCATGCCTGGAGGTACACCAAGTTCACAaacaagagtttctcaatcttgatgaatccgtaaagtgctcagtaagattgtctaccacctcgaggtgtctagttggtgTCATCTACAGAAAGCCCACTGCTGACATCGACTACGACAATTGTATGCTGGAAGGATTATCCCGCTCTACTCGTCTCGGATTCACTCATATCCTCATTCTAGAGGGATTCAATCTTCCTAAAGTCAATTTCGTGGAAAATACGTACATTGGTGGTGAAAACTTTGCTGAAATTTGTTTCTCCAAGCTTATTGAggatctgggattattcgaaaatgtgaagtcggcgactcgttggagaaacagtcagacgccgttaCGCTTAGACTGGGTGCTTACAAATGAATAATTCCTAGTCGAAAATCTCTCGATTTTGGCTCCCTTGGGGAAAAGCAATCACGCTGTTATAGCCTTCACttttgtcagcaaaactgagctaagatatcccacaACAACAGGctctggaatttcaaacggttgaatgtgtcatCCTTACAGGGCTATCTATAGCAGGTGAGTTGGGATGTTTACCCTCAAGTTAAAATGGATGGTCATTGGGATTTTTCACTGCACACACTCTTATGTGCTACCAAGCATTCAGTTCATGAAACGGTCCccaaaagctacaagcaacctacaatcatcaagaatcgcactcttcgtttgctgagccgcaaaaggcactttTGGGCTACATACAGACGAACTGATAAAGTCGGCGCGtgcaggcaatacaaacatatgagAAACATATGCACACAGGCAATAAGAGAAAACAAGCTTCAGTACCAgatcaagcttatcgataaatttgtctccaatccgatAAGCTTATTCCCTTACGCAGCCTCTCTTCCACAAgtcaaaactggagtttcccaactgctaggttCGAATGGTCCGACCGATAATGACGGTGATGCCGCTTACCTTTTGGATGAACAATACTCTCGGACATTTAAATCGACCCACACCAACTTTGTTGATGAAAGCTTCACTTGCAACTCCACAGGACCTTCAGAAGTGAACCTGAGTTCTGATTCGGTGTACCGGTGTACTTAAAAACGATACTTCTCGTGGTCCGTGTATGGTTCATTCCGCTATGTTGAGGGAAGCAGCTCCAATATTGGCAACACTGCTTAGCGTGATGTCCTCACATTCGCTTAGTCGAGGTATATTGCCAGAAAATTGtgagctggctcacatcacaccgaTTTTCAGAGGAGATCGGCTCAGTCGACCTTCAAGATATCGACCGGTAGCGCTTCTCTCTGTACCCTCGAAAATCATAGAGTCCCCTATATGTGACGGTATACATGACTACTTACTATCCGTAAACTTGTTTTCATCCCAACAACATGGTTTAAGAAACACACCACACTTGTATAACCGACCTGCAAACTGCGGTGGACAAAAGAAAAAGCATCCCTGATCGCAGATGGAAGGTTGACATCATTTAccttgacttctcaaaagctttcgaTATGGTCAACCATGTATGGCCCTAAGACCCTATCACTCTGTGGCCAATTCGTTGACCCGGAAAATAAAACTTACGGCTACGCATTGGATATATTAGTACTATTTAGGAAGTGTAGTCATTTCATGTATTTTAGACATCATGTACTGTTCAACAAGTTTTGGAAACTTGAATGACATATATCTCCTTTGTTACTGGTGAAGGACGGCGGGTGGTTTGTGTGTCCTAGGTCACAACGCTTAGACAATCGTGTTTATGGCTCGTTCCAGAGCTCCTTCGTCTTGCTTTGGAGCCAAAAAGCAAAGGTTAGATGAGGAATCAACATCACAACCACGCGTTTCTCGTAATGGCCTTAGCACACATGGGGTTGTTAGACGTGAAATGTGTTACTTTTGTTTTGACGTCCTTCACAACCATTTACATAATCTTGAACCTCCTCCTGCCCCCAAGACATTTCCAAACAGCTCTTAGTAAATTAAAGTCTTACTCATTTACCTGTAGCCCGCTTTTCGTGACGTGGACgtatggaaaagaggaaaaactGCGTGGGTGTATAGGGACTTTTACTGCCATGAATATCCACAGTGGTCTTCGTGAATATGCGATTAACAGGttcatttgtatttttcttatatttttAAATCTTTTAGCGCTATGAAGGACAGTCGCTTTTCCCCAATAACAGAAGAAGAGTTTCCTAATCTCACATGTTCTGTTTCCTTGCTTTTGAATTTTGAGGAGGGGAAAAACTATCAGGATTGGCAGGTTGGTTTATATTTTCTGATCGAAATCATTAGCTTAGGCTTTTCAATTCAGTTACATGTGGATAAATCCATATGCCCTGACTTTTCCTGAACTAAATCAGTTTAtggaaaatataaacaatgttATTGTATGTGTTGCTTTCCCTCCAAGTATTCCACCTATCTTCTTTTACAGAAACGTTCGGATGTCATCTATATTTAAATTTATGCGATGTACTCGAGTATAACTTCGCAACCAGGTATAGGTTGGTGTATTAGATCTTTAGGTTAGCTTTTTATTAGGATTACTATTACTCAGCTGCTCGGATCGATAATGATGAGTTGGACTCACGCATCATGATTCAGTAATTGGGAATTTTGTACCCAAACTTTCCAAATATTACTCCTATAGTCAACAGTGgtgtcagtcagttacaaacAACGTAGGATCGAGCAAAAATATTCGTTTATCCTAATTACTACACTCCAAACTAGCACGTCGAAAATGGAACTTCAGAGGGGAGAATTTGATTTCGACTGCAATAGATTCTGAAACATGAAAGACGAGTTTCAAAAGGAGGTAATATGCCGAAAAAGTAAGGTATGACACTTAATTCAATATTTCAAGGAAGACAAAAACTATATAGAACTATCACAAGTGATTACAATTATTGCACGGGTCTCAATCTGTAAGTCTGCGAAAACCGATATGGCCTAGACCAGTAGCTAATAGCTTCATGGAATAATGCCATATATTGGTCTCTTCGCTCCTAACTTTTTTCCAACCTACTTGCATGTCAGCCATCATTAGACGTGTAAGTAGACATTGTTCAGACACACGTAAGCAACTACCTCAGTCACTGATGATTTTTAGCATCATCCATGAACTTGATATTTACTTCACGGAGTTGGGTAGTATAATCGCAAAACTTTCATTGTTTTTATAGAAATCAACACCAAAAACTTAGTGAGCTATGAGTATCTTACCACACATGACTAGTAGACTGTTCTGTATATATTGTATTTGATTGGCTGTTATTAGCTCCAACTTTTTAGCTAGTGCTTTAAGCCTTTCTTCGGCTAGTTATTCTACTGTACATGAGTAATGGGTCAGAAATACATATGATCAAGTATATGCAATGTACGTAAGTTCTATTATTTCTAAGACCACGCTTTACTCGCATTTAGTGCGAAATAATGAACTACATTGTTGTCATACTCTCTTTCTGATAGATAAACACCTTTTCTATACCATAagggcgagactaaactatactgccgagccagTCAGAAGCTTTCGcaggttttcaaggtcacggcgctaagttcggtgcctgatgcttacgtacgatcaatttacagcggattttagggagacgtgataattcagcgtctacaagagaagtgatcatgagattttggcgcgaaattcaattatccatttggataaatagagttttggcattatagctgatgtcagttcgtgatgaaaaccctaagtataattcctagccttaaccatgaactgtaaatcataatttgaattcttcacacaggtttataaccctcatttggtcttagttattatgttgacactctcagggtcactctagcgtcgctcaaaggtcgtccataaattatagtctcacccttaaccctaaaccttaactctaaccctaaaccataaaccataccaatataccaacaacattgaagctatgggGTCGAGGCTAAaggaatttttgagaccttatcatggtttcagaggtcgactactatggagccatatggatgtgttcctgtaccgtatgcactatgattttagaacttctgaacctatatctgaccttgagaagtttttgagtcatgtaaaagaacagtatcccctttaatttttgagttctgtataatatatttttactgtatactaactgtcttctgattagctaatatttctcaaggtcatttaagattcgttcaaaggtcgtcagTATAGTTTAGCCTCGTCCATATATTTAGTAATCAGTTATCTGTACTTTCTTATTGCCTGAAATAGATTGGTGTTCATGGAATTCGAATTGAATTTGTTAATGAAAAGGGATATCATCGCACTGCTACGTATTTGCCTGAAGTTGCCTACAAACAAGGTAAGGCTCAAACTTTTCCTAACTTTGAGACATTGCTAAGTAACTTTTACTACATTTCAGTAAAAATCTCATAGTCTATTCATTACATGTTCTAGGGTTTAATTGATTTTGTATGGTTAAAAATTTCCCTCTTGACTTTTCTTATTTAGTAATCCACAAGCTATCACGTCCACTTCATCTATAGATTCGTCTTTTAGGGATGTTAAAAATTTTACATCTGTAGGTCGTATCAGACAAAGGTTGAATGCTTGAATAGAAGTCTTGGCCTTGGTGGTTCATGAACAAACATTGCAATGTCGTTATGAATGGAGAACAAATATTACGTTATGCTTTTCATGAC
This genomic interval from Schistosoma mansoni strain Puerto Rico chromosome W, complete genome contains the following:
- a CDS encoding putative ammecr1 homolog; amino-acid sequence: MARSRAPSSCFGAKKQRLDEESTSQPRVSRNGLSTHGVVRREMCYFCFDVLHNHLHNLEPPPAPKTFPNSSYPLFVTWTYGKEEKLRGCIGTFTAMNIHSGLREYAINSAMKDSRFSPITEEEFPNLTCSVSLLLNFEEGKNYQDWQAFQFSYMWINPYALTFPELNQFMENINNVIKRSDVIYI
- a CDS encoding putative ammecr1 homolog codes for the protein MARSRAPSSCFGAKKQRLDEESTSQPRVSRNGLSTHGVVRREMCYFCFDVLHNHLHNLEPPPAPKTFPNSSYPLFVTWTYGKEEKLRGCIGTFTAMNIHSGLREYAINSAMKDSRFSPITEEEFPNLTCSVSLLLNFEEGKNYQDWQIGVHGIRIEFVNEKGYHRTATYLPEVAYKQGWNHCETIDSLLRKGGYRGTITEAFRQSIRLTRYRSEKCSVHATEYLRARQNGYRV
- a CDS encoding putative ammecr1 homolog — its product is MRNQHHNHAFLVMALAHMGLLDVKCVTFVLTSFTTIYIILNLLLPPRHFQTALSKLKSYSFTCSPLFVTWTYGKEEKLRGCIGTFTAMNIHSGLREYAINSAMKDSRFSPITEEEFPNLTCSVSLLLNFEEGKNYQDWQIGVHGIRIEFVNEKGYHRTATYLPEVAYKQGWNHCETIDSLLRKGGYRGTITEAFRQSIRLTRYRSEKCSVHATEYLRARQNGYRV